A window from Aquabacterium sp. NJ1 encodes these proteins:
- a CDS encoding molybdenum ABC transporter permease, whose translation MSSFELEALSLSLQVAVITLLISTPLAVVLAMVMARTAWRGKVVLDTLILLPMGLPPAVIGFGLLVGLGGVGGNGGWLHNLTGYSLSFYPAGAIIAASVMTVPLMVRILRPAFEATDPMLLPVARTLGASRWQGWWTITLPLVWPAVASAMALGLTAAWGESGATLVLAAALRPHHVGDTTAPVALVQALLNQQDGEDAAWHLALVSLLIAIAAIAISEWGRQRWRRRWQARLRPVGLSVSTT comes from the coding sequence GTGTCTTCATTTGAACTCGAAGCGCTGTCCTTGAGCCTGCAGGTCGCCGTGATCACCTTGCTGATCTCGACCCCACTGGCCGTGGTGCTGGCCATGGTGATGGCGCGCACGGCCTGGCGTGGCAAGGTGGTGCTCGACACCCTGATCCTGCTGCCCATGGGCCTGCCGCCGGCCGTCATCGGCTTCGGCTTGCTCGTCGGCCTGGGTGGTGTCGGGGGCAATGGCGGCTGGCTGCACAACCTGACGGGCTACAGCCTGAGCTTCTACCCCGCAGGCGCCATCATCGCGGCCAGCGTGATGACCGTGCCGCTGATGGTGCGCATCCTGCGGCCCGCGTTCGAGGCCACCGACCCCATGCTGCTGCCGGTGGCCCGCACCCTGGGCGCCTCGCGCTGGCAAGGCTGGTGGACGATCACGCTGCCACTGGTGTGGCCGGCCGTGGCCTCGGCCATGGCCCTGGGGCTGACGGCCGCCTGGGGCGAGTCGGGCGCCACGCTGGTGCTGGCGGCCGCCTTGCGCCCACACCACGTTGGTGACACCACCGCGCCGGTAGCCCTGGTGCAAGCCCTGCTCAATCAACAGGACGGTGAAGACGCGGCCTGGCATCTGGCCTTGGTGTCGCTGCTGATCGCCATCGCGGCCATCGCCATCAGCGAATGGGGGCGCCAGCGCTGGCGCCGCCGCTGGCAGGCACGCCTGCGCCCCGTTGGCCTGAGCGTATCGACCACATGA
- a CDS encoding molybdenum ABC transporter ATP-binding protein has product MNEQTLPRTLSVELRLQQPGLDIRAQFRVLPGKVCALVGRTGSGKSALLKATAGLMPAKGGRIALGTDAVYDSASRVNKPPNERRITWLDGHTHLFPHLNVKANLQYGIKGLGLTRQAPAFDQVVSWLDLSSLLQRRPEGLTVSQRVKVALGRALISGPNALLLDDPLGEVPAHEQEALLELLAEVPERFKMPMVLVSPRMNEVIRLADEVVILHEGRMASAGPAAQILSDVSLSTFLEGVHAGSVLEGQVKRHDIDWLLSEVDVSGQRVTVPATLHSVGSKVRLKVRARDITLHRAVPTDTSCSNHLRGRITQIMLAGEHGTYGAVGMELDRALDAADSSQLKAGAPIWALLTRKSIQQMGWAPGQPVVLGFKAMATTVSAWH; this is encoded by the coding sequence ATGAACGAACAAACACTGCCGCGCACACTGAGCGTCGAGCTGCGGCTGCAACAACCTGGGCTGGACATCCGCGCCCAGTTCCGCGTGCTGCCCGGCAAGGTCTGCGCCCTGGTGGGGCGTACTGGCTCGGGCAAGAGTGCCCTGCTCAAGGCCACGGCCGGGCTGATGCCCGCCAAGGGTGGGCGCATCGCGCTGGGCACCGATGCCGTCTACGACTCGGCCTCGCGCGTCAACAAGCCGCCCAACGAGCGCCGCATCACCTGGCTGGACGGGCACACGCACCTGTTCCCCCACCTCAACGTCAAGGCCAACCTGCAGTACGGCATCAAGGGCCTGGGCCTCACCCGCCAGGCGCCCGCGTTCGACCAGGTGGTGAGCTGGCTGGATCTCTCGTCCCTGCTCCAGCGCCGGCCAGAGGGCTTGACCGTGAGCCAGCGCGTCAAGGTGGCGCTGGGCCGCGCCTTGATCTCCGGCCCGAACGCCTTGCTGCTGGATGACCCGCTGGGCGAAGTGCCCGCGCACGAGCAGGAAGCCTTGCTGGAATTGCTGGCCGAGGTGCCTGAGCGCTTCAAGATGCCCATGGTGCTGGTGAGCCCGCGCATGAACGAGGTCATCCGCCTCGCCGACGAGGTGGTCATCCTGCATGAAGGCCGCATGGCCAGCGCGGGGCCGGCGGCCCAGATCCTGTCTGATGTGTCCTTGTCCACCTTCCTCGAAGGCGTGCATGCAGGCAGCGTGCTGGAGGGCCAAGTCAAGCGCCACGACATCGACTGGTTGCTCAGCGAGGTGGATGTGTCCGGCCAGCGCGTGACGGTGCCCGCCACCCTGCACTCCGTGGGCAGCAAGGTGCGCCTGAAGGTGCGCGCCCGCGACATCACGCTGCACCGAGCCGTGCCCACGGACACCAGTTGCAGCAACCACCTGCGCGGGCGCATCACGCAGATCATGCTGGCGGGCGAACATGGCACCTATGGCGCCGTGGGCATGGAGCTGGACCGCGCCCTGGACGCCGCCGACAGCTCGCAGCTCAAGGCTGGCGCGCCGATCTGGGCGCTGCTCACACGCAAGTCCATCCAGCAGATGGGCTGGGCGCCCGGGCAACCCGTGGTGCTGGGCTTCAAGGCCATGGCCACCACGGTGTCGGCCTGGCACTGA
- a CDS encoding MOSC domain-containing protein gives MPSLLPRQLLSINVATPSPITIEGRQIMTAIGKRAVSTLADPQRVVVRPLGLEGDDQADTSVHGGLSKAVYAYPHEHYTFWQTVRAQAQAQAWGEALPHGMLGENLTLTGLLESDAHVGDVLQFPDCALAISEPRRPCYKFQAIMGFKQAVKMMAQSGYCGFYLTVRQPGTIAAGESYDVIPGAREVSIAELFKARMHRGV, from the coding sequence ATGCCCAGCCTCCTGCCACGCCAACTGCTGTCGATCAACGTCGCCACGCCCAGCCCCATCACCATTGAAGGCCGCCAGATCATGACGGCCATCGGCAAGCGGGCCGTGAGCACCCTGGCCGACCCGCAACGCGTGGTGGTCCGCCCGCTGGGCCTTGAGGGCGACGATCAGGCCGACACCAGTGTGCATGGGGGCTTGAGCAAGGCGGTGTACGCCTACCCGCATGAGCACTACACTTTCTGGCAGACGGTGCGTGCGCAGGCACAAGCCCAGGCCTGGGGCGAGGCACTGCCTCACGGCATGCTGGGCGAGAACCTGACGCTCACCGGCCTGCTGGAAAGCGACGCGCATGTGGGCGACGTGCTGCAGTTCCCCGATTGCGCCCTGGCCATCAGCGAGCCGCGCCGGCCTTGCTACAAGTTCCAGGCCATCATGGGCTTCAAGCAGGCGGTGAAGATGATGGCGCAGTCCGGCTACTGCGGCTTTTACCTGACCGTGCGCCAGCCCGGCACCATCGCGGCCGGCGAGTCTTACGACGTGATCCCCGGCGCGCGTGAAGTCAGCATCGCCGAATTGTTCAAGGCCCGGATGCACCGCGGCGTTTGA
- a CDS encoding glutathione S-transferase family protein: protein MPSERHVILHHAPQTRSAGALALLEELGADYELHVLNLKAGEQRQPAYLAINPMGKVPALSHQGTLITEQGAIYIYLGDLYADKGLAPQMGDLQRGAYLRWLVFYGSSFEPAVVDRAMKREPAPPSTCPYGDFDTMLKTLTDQLAKGPYLLGDRFSAADVLWGTALRWTTQFGLVPTTPVIQAYIERVTSRPASVRAAAIDAELLASQTA from the coding sequence ATGCCCAGCGAACGCCACGTGATCCTGCACCACGCCCCCCAGACCCGATCAGCCGGCGCCCTCGCGCTGCTGGAAGAACTGGGCGCCGACTACGAGTTGCACGTGCTCAACCTGAAAGCCGGCGAACAACGCCAACCGGCCTACCTGGCCATCAACCCGATGGGCAAGGTGCCGGCCTTGTCGCACCAGGGCACGCTCATCACCGAACAAGGCGCCATCTACATCTACCTGGGTGACTTGTACGCCGACAAGGGCCTGGCGCCACAGATGGGTGACCTGCAACGCGGCGCTTACCTGCGCTGGCTGGTGTTTTATGGTTCGTCGTTCGAACCGGCCGTGGTGGACCGCGCCATGAAGCGCGAACCGGCGCCGCCCTCCACCTGCCCCTACGGTGATTTCGACACCATGCTCAAGACGCTGACGGACCAGCTGGCCAAGGGCCCCTACCTGCTGGGTGACCGTTTCTCGGCCGCCGATGTGCTGTGGGGCACGGCCTTGCGCTGGACCACCCAGTTCGGCCTGGTGCCCACCACGCCGGTGATCCAGGCCTACATCGAGCGCGTCACCAGCCGCCCGGCGTCGGTGCGTGCCGCGGCCATTGACGCGGAGCTGCTCGCCAGCCAGACTGCCTGA
- a CDS encoding SRPBCC family protein encodes MRTLNITVTLAVEPDAVMAYAADPRNLPHWAPGFARGIEPEGDEWVVHTDQGPVRLWFTPPNADGILDHVVRLPNGEEIMNTMRVLAHESGSTVSFVLHQRAGMSEAQFEQDAELVRADLLNLKALLED; translated from the coding sequence ATGCGCACGCTCAACATCACCGTCACCCTTGCTGTGGAACCCGATGCGGTCATGGCCTATGCGGCCGACCCGCGCAACCTGCCGCACTGGGCACCTGGCTTTGCACGCGGCATCGAACCGGAGGGCGACGAGTGGGTCGTGCACACGGATCAAGGCCCTGTGCGGCTGTGGTTCACGCCGCCCAATGCCGATGGCATCCTGGACCACGTGGTGCGCCTGCCCAATGGCGAGGAAATCATGAACACCATGCGTGTGCTGGCGCATGAGTCGGGCAGCACCGTGTCCTTCGTGCTGCACCAGCGTGCCGGCATGAGCGAAGCCCAGTTCGAGCAGGACGCCGAACTGGTTCGCGCAGACCTGCTCAACCTCAAAGCCTTGCTGGAAGACTGA
- a CDS encoding 5'-nucleotidase: MPASLSGRLVVAISSRALFDFEEENRLFEGEDDRAYMKLQLDKVDEPAKPGVAFSLVRKLLAFNTPDEARVEVVILSRNDPVSGMRVFRSAKHYGLPIERGVFTRGQSPWRYLRPLQAHLFLSANENDVRSALAAGVPAARVLPHAARAGEAHPNEVRIAFDGDAVLFSDEAERVFQKGGLDAFQAHEVAMAEQPLQGGPFKPLLMALHELQQGESAMRIRTALVTARGAPAHERAIRTLMDWGIEVHEALFLGGLPKGEFLREFEPDFFFDDQTGHVENAAPHVPSGHVAAGIVNVGDPS, encoded by the coding sequence ATGCCCGCCAGCCTGTCTGGACGTCTGGTCGTCGCGATCTCTTCGCGCGCCTTGTTCGACTTTGAAGAAGAAAACCGCCTGTTCGAAGGCGAGGACGACCGCGCCTACATGAAGTTGCAGCTCGACAAGGTCGACGAGCCGGCCAAGCCGGGCGTGGCCTTCTCGCTGGTGCGCAAGCTGCTGGCTTTCAACACGCCGGACGAGGCCCGCGTGGAGGTGGTGATCCTGTCACGCAACGACCCGGTCTCGGGCATGCGGGTGTTCCGCTCTGCCAAGCACTATGGCCTGCCCATCGAGCGCGGTGTGTTCACACGCGGGCAAAGCCCCTGGCGCTATTTGCGGCCCTTGCAGGCGCACCTGTTCCTGTCGGCCAATGAGAATGATGTGCGCTCGGCGCTGGCCGCGGGTGTGCCGGCCGCGCGCGTGTTGCCGCATGCGGCGCGGGCTGGCGAGGCGCATCCGAATGAAGTGCGCATCGCCTTTGACGGGGACGCGGTGTTGTTCTCGGATGAGGCCGAGCGGGTGTTCCAGAAGGGTGGTCTGGATGCGTTCCAGGCGCACGAGGTGGCCATGGCCGAACAGCCTTTGCAAGGCGGCCCCTTCAAGCCCTTGTTGATGGCCTTGCATGAATTGCAGCAGGGCGAATCGGCCATGCGCATCCGCACCGCGCTGGTCACGGCACGTGGGGCTCCCGCCCACGAGCGCGCCATCCGCACGCTGATGGACTGGGGCATCGAGGTGCACGAAGCCTTGTTCCTGGGCGGCTTGCCCAAGGGCGAGTTCCTGCGTGAGTTCGAGCCCGATTTCTTCTTCGATGACCAGACCGGTCATGTCGAAAACGCCGCGCCCCATGTGCCATCCGGGCATGTGGCCGCCGGCATCGTCAATGTGGGAGACCCATCATGA
- a CDS encoding AAA family ATPase: MSSCTELVPVQQETYKGRIPIAHMRHVYKLHEVEKRLGKLPPREHEALRATYERMLEMGPERFQVKPSGLPAMEHLYDELPNFHEVLDDLKRQLALCSDSRDALEITPMLLLGPPGVGKTHFAREVAQLLGTGMGFVSMSSMTAGWVLSGASSQWKGARPGKVFETLVDGQYANPVMVVDEIDKSGGEHAYDPLGSLYSLLEHDTAGQFTDEFAEVSIDASQVIWVATANDLRGIPDPILNRMNVFDIDMPDEEAARKIASKLYRSIRADHDWGQRFEPDLSEAVLAELSHCAPREMRRALMMAFGNAKLDGRYALEVRDLPEQGGKRQAMGFVQ, translated from the coding sequence ATGAGCAGCTGTACCGAACTTGTGCCTGTGCAACAAGAGACCTACAAGGGGCGCATCCCCATCGCCCACATGCGGCATGTCTACAAGCTCCACGAGGTCGAAAAGCGCCTGGGCAAGCTGCCGCCGCGCGAGCATGAAGCCCTGCGGGCCACGTATGAGCGCATGCTGGAGATGGGCCCCGAGCGCTTCCAGGTCAAGCCATCGGGCCTGCCCGCCATGGAGCACCTCTACGACGAGCTGCCCAACTTCCATGAAGTGCTGGACGACCTCAAGCGCCAGCTGGCCCTGTGCAGCGACAGCCGCGATGCGCTGGAGATCACGCCCATGCTGCTGCTGGGCCCGCCCGGTGTCGGCAAGACCCACTTTGCGCGCGAGGTGGCGCAACTGCTGGGCACGGGCATGGGCTTCGTGTCCATGAGCTCGATGACCGCAGGCTGGGTGCTGTCGGGCGCCTCCAGCCAGTGGAAGGGCGCGCGCCCGGGCAAGGTGTTCGAGACCCTGGTGGATGGCCAGTACGCCAACCCCGTGATGGTGGTGGACGAGATCGACAAGAGCGGTGGCGAGCACGCGTATGACCCGCTGGGTTCGCTCTACAGCCTGCTGGAGCACGACACGGCCGGGCAGTTCACCGACGAGTTCGCCGAGGTGTCGATCGACGCCAGCCAGGTGATCTGGGTGGCCACGGCCAACGACCTGCGTGGCATTCCCGACCCCATCCTCAACCGCATGAACGTGTTCGACATCGACATGCCCGACGAGGAGGCCGCGCGCAAGATCGCATCCAAGCTGTACCGCAGCATCAGGGCCGATCACGATTGGGGACAGCGTTTCGAGCCTGATCTGAGCGAGGCCGTGCTCGCCGAGTTGAGCCATTGCGCCCCGCGCGAAATGCGGCGCGCCTTGATGATGGCGTTCGGCAATGCCAAGCTGGACGGGCGTTACGCGTTGGAAGTGCGGGACCTGCCCGAGCAAGGCGGCAAGCGCCAGGCCATGGGCTTTGTGCAGTAA
- a CDS encoding hybrid sensor histidine kinase/response regulator, giving the protein MRTASVVLDPTIPSPARSPAQRLLFALLGWIAVASAITFVVWLVSPWLIPSASNAAVEFTAHRFRMLPSASQAGTNWQDVSLPDTWAARGLPSKGIARYESTFLLRQAPATLQQQTWAVRVDRLSFQHRVWVNGQLIHAQLLDADPLGRPMAYLLQFPTSLLQPGLNQLQVEVQHASMGGMSAPMIGATDELMPGHTMQAFLTQTLPLTINIVATAFACFLISIWRQRPTELDMGMLGLLCVVVSVRNCSYYIVDGPTLSQAMTGWLYLTAQVTATVLLGAFAMAIAGKRWPWFTKALWAVQIGFPLLAGLAAQQGMLEAARAVTYPLLLLLMLPTLALLLRLHKRFSKPAAIGMVLGIAVSLVAGVHDYLRLIGMVSVMHTYWLPMATPITLASYGLVLMNRFVEAGKTAEQLNIELEAKVQERTQALVAANAAKGHFLAAASHDLRQPVAAIGLLSGLLRDRLRDSALHAMTLRLIDAVRAMENLLNGLLDLSRLEAGAIKPHWQVVDLHAMLERIGTHEQEMANSKSLRLRVHPTSATAYSDPILLEQIVRNLIGNALRYTQKGGVLVGVRQRGEHLLIQVWDSGQGIAPQDQQRIFEDFVQLANPERNQAKGLGLGLAIVQRATKLLGSRILLQSRVGKGSCFSIEVPAARAALLGTKPVAGSARSATASNKAPAPARQPSILPLEAIHLAAAEVDKPLRDKHIILLDDDEVLRPALSEQLRSWGAHVSQVGSLEDLDELLQRVMLVDLLLTDHRLPDGSGLQAIEMARARHAGLGVVVVTGDTGEAPMKALQACGAPVLHKPFPAEALLKALQQQLT; this is encoded by the coding sequence ATGCGCACCGCGTCCGTCGTGCTTGACCCGACCATTCCAAGTCCGGCTCGAAGCCCCGCTCAACGTTTACTGTTTGCCCTGCTCGGCTGGATCGCCGTGGCCTCGGCCATCACCTTTGTGGTGTGGCTGGTGAGCCCCTGGTTGATCCCGTCGGCCAGCAACGCCGCGGTCGAGTTCACGGCGCACCGCTTCCGCATGCTGCCCTCGGCCAGCCAGGCGGGCACCAACTGGCAGGATGTCAGCCTGCCCGACACCTGGGCCGCCCGGGGCCTGCCCTCCAAAGGCATCGCGCGTTACGAGTCCACCTTCCTGCTCAGGCAGGCACCCGCCACGCTGCAGCAGCAGACCTGGGCCGTGCGCGTGGACCGCCTGAGCTTCCAGCACCGCGTATGGGTCAATGGCCAGTTGATCCATGCCCAGTTGCTGGACGCCGACCCGCTGGGCCGCCCCATGGCCTACCTGCTGCAGTTCCCCACCAGCCTGCTGCAGCCGGGCCTCAACCAGCTGCAGGTGGAAGTGCAGCACGCCAGCATGGGCGGTATGTCGGCCCCGATGATCGGCGCCACCGACGAGCTGATGCCCGGCCACACCATGCAGGCCTTCCTGACGCAGACCCTGCCGCTGACCATCAACATCGTGGCCACGGCCTTTGCCTGCTTCCTGATCAGCATCTGGCGCCAGCGCCCCACCGAGCTGGACATGGGCATGCTGGGCCTGCTGTGCGTGGTCGTGTCGGTGCGCAACTGCAGCTACTACATCGTCGACGGGCCCACGCTGTCACAAGCCATGACCGGCTGGCTCTACCTGACCGCCCAGGTCACGGCCACCGTGCTGCTGGGCGCCTTTGCGATGGCGATTGCGGGCAAGCGCTGGCCCTGGTTCACCAAGGCGCTGTGGGCCGTGCAGATCGGCTTCCCGCTGCTGGCCGGGCTGGCGGCGCAACAGGGCATGCTGGAAGCGGCCCGCGCCGTGACCTACCCGCTGCTGCTTCTGCTGATGCTGCCCACGCTGGCCTTGTTGCTGCGCCTGCACAAACGCTTCAGCAAACCGGCGGCCATCGGCATGGTGCTGGGCATTGCCGTGTCCCTGGTGGCCGGGGTGCACGACTACCTGCGCCTGATCGGCATGGTGTCGGTCATGCACACCTACTGGTTGCCCATGGCCACCCCTATCACCCTGGCCAGCTACGGCCTGGTGCTGATGAACCGCTTTGTGGAAGCGGGCAAGACGGCCGAGCAGCTCAACATCGAACTCGAAGCCAAGGTGCAGGAGCGCACCCAGGCCCTGGTGGCCGCCAATGCCGCCAAGGGCCACTTCCTGGCGGCGGCCAGCCATGACCTGCGCCAGCCCGTGGCTGCCATCGGCCTGTTGTCCGGCCTGTTGCGCGACCGCCTGCGTGATTCGGCCCTGCATGCCATGACGCTGCGCCTGATCGACGCCGTGCGTGCCATGGAGAACCTGCTCAACGGCCTGCTGGACCTGTCTCGCCTGGAGGCGGGCGCCATCAAGCCGCATTGGCAGGTGGTGGACCTGCACGCCATGCTGGAACGCATCGGCACGCACGAGCAGGAGATGGCCAACAGCAAAAGCCTGCGCCTGCGCGTGCACCCCACCAGCGCCACGGCCTACAGCGACCCCATCCTGCTGGAGCAGATCGTGCGCAACCTGATCGGCAACGCCCTGCGCTACACGCAAAAGGGTGGCGTGCTGGTGGGTGTGCGCCAGCGTGGCGAGCACCTGCTGATCCAGGTGTGGGACAGCGGCCAGGGCATCGCACCGCAAGACCAGCAACGCATCTTCGAAGACTTCGTACAGCTGGCCAACCCTGAGCGCAACCAGGCCAAGGGGCTGGGCCTGGGGCTGGCCATCGTGCAACGTGCCACCAAACTGCTGGGCAGCCGCATCCTGCTGCAATCGCGCGTGGGCAAGGGCTCGTGCTTCTCGATCGAGGTGCCAGCGGCCAGGGCGGCCTTGCTGGGCACCAAGCCGGTGGCGGGCTCGGCCAGATCCGCCACGGCATCCAACAAGGCACCGGCGCCCGCCAGGCAGCCATCGATCTTGCCGCTCGAAGCCATTCACCTGGCTGCGGCTGAGGTCGACAAGCCGCTGCGCGACAAACACATCATCCTGTTGGACGACGACGAAGTGCTGCGCCCGGCCCTGAGCGAGCAACTGCGCTCATGGGGCGCCCACGTCAGCCAGGTTGGCTCGCTGGAAGACCTGGATGAGTTGCTGCAACGCGTGATGCTGGTCGACCTGCTGTTGACCGATCACCGCCTGCCCGATGGCAGTGGCCTGCAGGCCATCGAGATGGCTCGGGCGCGTCACGCCGGGTTGGGGGTCGTGGTGGTCACGGGGGACACGGGCGAAGCGCCCATGAAAGCCTTGCAGGCCTGCGGGGCACCGGTGCTGCACAAGCCCTTCCCCGCTGAAGCGCTGCTCAAGGCGCTTCAGCAGCAGCTCACTTGA
- the gspF gene encoding type II secretion system inner membrane protein GspF yields the protein MPAFRFEALDPAGKTVNGLVEADNPKAARAQLRLQQLVPLKVETVVQGTAGEGEGLNKQLFVRRVFNSSALAIWTRQLSGLVVAGLPLERALTALADEAEDPRQRELVSHLRAEVNAGSPFARALAGSPREFDDVYRGVVAAGEQSGQLGGVLDKLANDLEEQQALKSKLIGATLYPAIVSVFAIVIVIALLVFVVPQVAQVFSSGKRALPALTQFMLGLSAFMRNWGWLLAIVLIVGFSALMFARRNEDFRQKFDAFWLELPLIGKLSRGYNAARFAGTLAMLAGSGVPILKALQAAAETLSNRAMRADAMEALVQVREGAPLASALAAKKRFPGLLSMFARLGEQTGQLPVMLQRAANQLSGEVQRKALAIATVLEPLLIVVMGLVVMLIVMSVMMPIMQMNTWVK from the coding sequence ATGCCCGCCTTCCGCTTTGAAGCCCTGGACCCTGCCGGCAAGACCGTCAATGGCCTGGTCGAGGCCGACAACCCCAAGGCCGCGCGCGCGCAATTGCGCCTGCAGCAATTGGTGCCACTCAAGGTCGAGACCGTGGTCCAGGGGACGGCGGGCGAGGGTGAAGGCCTCAACAAGCAGCTCTTCGTTCGCCGCGTGTTCAACTCATCGGCCCTGGCCATCTGGACGCGTCAGCTGTCGGGCCTGGTGGTGGCTGGCCTGCCGCTGGAGCGCGCCTTGACGGCCCTGGCAGACGAGGCCGAGGACCCGCGCCAGCGCGAGCTGGTGTCGCACCTGCGTGCCGAGGTCAATGCTGGCTCGCCGTTTGCGCGTGCGCTGGCGGGCTCGCCCCGCGAGTTCGACGATGTGTACCGTGGCGTGGTGGCGGCCGGTGAACAAAGCGGCCAGCTGGGCGGCGTGCTCGACAAGCTGGCCAATGACCTGGAAGAGCAGCAGGCGCTGAAATCCAAGCTGATTGGCGCGACCCTGTACCCGGCCATCGTGTCGGTGTTCGCCATCGTGATCGTGATCGCCTTGCTGGTGTTCGTGGTGCCGCAGGTGGCGCAGGTGTTCTCCAGCGGCAAGCGGGCCTTGCCGGCGCTCACGCAGTTCATGCTGGGCCTGAGCGCTTTCATGCGCAACTGGGGCTGGCTGTTGGCCATCGTGCTGATCGTGGGTTTCTCGGCGCTGATGTTCGCCCGGCGCAATGAAGATTTCCGCCAGAAGTTCGATGCCTTCTGGCTGGAGCTGCCGCTCATCGGCAAACTCTCGCGCGGCTACAACGCGGCGCGCTTTGCCGGCACGCTGGCCATGCTGGCGGGCTCGGGCGTGCCCATCCTGAAGGCGCTGCAGGCGGCCGCTGAAACGCTGTCCAACCGTGCGATGCGGGCGGACGCCATGGAGGCCCTCGTGCAGGTCCGCGAAGGCGCGCCGCTGGCCTCGGCCCTGGCGGCCAAGAAACGCTTCCCTGGCTTATTGTCGATGTTTGCCCGCCTGGGCGAGCAGACAGGCCAGCTGCCCGTCATGCTGCAGCGCGCGGCCAATCAGCTCTCGGGCGAGGTGCAACGCAAGGCCCTGGCCATTGCGACCGTGCTGGAGCCTTTGCTGATCGTGGTCATGGGCCTGGTCGTGATGCTCATCGTGATGTCGGTGATGATGCCGATCATGCAGATGAACACCTGGGTCAAGTGA
- the gspE gene encoding type II secretion system ATPase GspE, with translation MAARHPLPYAFAKANGILLECDETRATLWASPAVSSAALSEVMRLHVVHAIEQEPAETLSQRIATAYAAGEGSAAAVVGEVESAVDLSRMMQDLPAVEDLLESSNDAPIIRMLNALLTQAAKDGASDIHIEPYERSSAVRFRVDGTLREVVQPNKALHAALISRLKIMAELDISEKRLPQDGRISLRIGGRAVDVRVSTLPSAHGERAVLRLLDKGDANKFTLESLGMSGDSLERFKRLLRQPHGIVLVTGPTGSGKTTTLYAGLSTVDSQTTNVLTVEDPVEYELPGIGQTQVNARIELTFAKALRAILRQDPDVIMIGEIRDLETAQIAVQASLTGHLVLATLHTNDAPSAVTRLTDMGIEPFLLSSSLLGVLAQRLVRKLCPHCKRQDGHGKWHPVGCSECGMSGYKGRTGVYELMVADDDIRTLIHEQASEAKLFERAQLAGMKTMRDDGDRLVAEGVTSLEEVLRVTRE, from the coding sequence ATGGCCGCACGTCACCCTCTTCCCTATGCCTTTGCCAAGGCCAATGGCATCTTGCTGGAGTGCGATGAAACGCGCGCCACCTTGTGGGCCAGCCCGGCGGTGTCTTCCGCAGCCCTGTCCGAGGTGATGCGCCTGCACGTGGTGCATGCCATCGAGCAGGAGCCCGCTGAGACGCTGTCGCAGCGCATCGCCACGGCTTATGCCGCGGGCGAAGGCAGCGCCGCTGCCGTGGTCGGCGAAGTCGAAAGCGCGGTGGACCTGTCGCGCATGATGCAGGACCTGCCCGCGGTCGAAGACCTGCTGGAGTCCAGCAACGACGCACCCATCATCCGGATGCTCAATGCGCTGCTGACGCAGGCGGCCAAGGATGGTGCCTCCGACATCCACATCGAACCCTACGAGCGTTCATCGGCCGTGCGCTTCCGTGTGGACGGCACGCTGCGCGAAGTGGTGCAGCCCAACAAGGCCCTGCACGCCGCGCTGATCTCGCGCCTGAAGATCATGGCCGAGCTGGACATCTCTGAAAAGCGCCTGCCGCAAGACGGCCGCATCAGCCTGCGCATCGGTGGCCGCGCGGTGGACGTTCGTGTCTCGACCCTGCCTTCGGCGCACGGTGAGCGCGCGGTGCTGCGTTTGCTGGACAAGGGCGACGCCAACAAGTTCACCCTCGAATCGCTGGGCATGAGCGGCGACTCGCTGGAGCGCTTCAAGCGCCTGCTGCGCCAGCCGCACGGCATCGTGCTGGTCACCGGTCCCACGGGCTCGGGTAAGACGACCACGCTGTATGCCGGCCTGAGCACGGTCGATTCGCAGACCACCAATGTGCTGACCGTGGAAGACCCGGTCGAGTACGAGTTGCCCGGCATCGGCCAGACCCAGGTCAACGCCCGCATCGAGCTGACCTTTGCCAAGGCCCTGCGCGCCATCCTGCGTCAGGACCCGGATGTCATCATGATCGGTGAAATCCGTGACCTGGAAACCGCCCAGATCGCCGTGCAGGCATCGCTGACGGGCCACCTGGTGCTGGCCACGCTGCACACCAATGACGCGCCCAGCGCCGTGACCCGCCTGACCGACATGGGCATCGAGCCCTTCCTGCTGTCGTCTTCGCTGCTGGGTGTGCTGGCCCAGCGCCTGGTGCGCAAGCTGTGCCCGCATTGCAAGCGCCAGGACGGCCATGGCAAGTGGCACCCGGTGGGTTGCAGCGAATGCGGCATGAGCGGTTACAAGGGCCGTACCGGTGTGTACGAGTTGATGGTGGCCGATGACGACATCCGCACGCTGATCCACGAGCAGGCGTCCGAAGCCAAGCTGTTCGAGCGCGCGCAACTGGCCGGCATGAAGACCATGCGCGATGACGGTGACCGCCTGGTGGCCGAAGGGGTGACCTCGCTGGAAGAAGTCCTGCGGGTGACCCGAGAATAA